One Enterococcus silesiacus genomic window carries:
- a CDS encoding phosphopentomutase (catalyzes the transfer of phosphate between the C1 and C5 carbons of pentose) → MFKRVHLVVMDSVGIGEAPDAEKFGDVGSDTLGHIAKEAGLTIPNLENLGLGTIAPLHNVEAVADHKGYATKLEEVSVGKDTMTGHWEIMGLNIQKPFRVFPDGFPEELLKQIEEFSGRKIVCNKPYSGTAVIDDYGQHQMETGDLIVYTSADPVLQIAAHEEIIPLEELYRICQYVRDITKDEPYMIGRIIARPYVGEPGNFTRTSNRHDYALDPFGHTVLDSLKENGKEVIAVGKINDIFNGQGITDSVRTKSNMDGVDQLLNVMKRDFEGLSFTNLVDFDALYGHRRDVVGYAHAIEAFDLRLPEIIDAMEEDDLLMITADHGNDPTFPGTDHTREYVPLLVYSKKMSGQGSLPQGHYADISATVAENFAVPKTENGESFLNKLV, encoded by the coding sequence ATGTTTAAACGTGTGCATTTAGTTGTAATGGATTCAGTCGGGATCGGGGAAGCGCCTGATGCTGAAAAATTTGGCGATGTAGGTAGTGATACATTAGGTCATATCGCAAAAGAAGCGGGTTTGACGATTCCTAATTTAGAAAATCTTGGTCTAGGAACAATTGCCCCCCTTCATAATGTTGAAGCCGTAGCTGATCACAAAGGTTATGCAACGAAATTAGAAGAAGTTTCTGTAGGGAAAGACACGATGACTGGACACTGGGAAATCATGGGCTTAAATATTCAAAAACCTTTCCGGGTTTTTCCTGATGGATTTCCAGAAGAATTATTAAAACAAATCGAAGAATTTTCAGGACGTAAGATCGTTTGTAATAAACCATACAGTGGCACCGCAGTTATTGATGATTATGGCCAACATCAGATGGAAACAGGGGACTTGATCGTTTACACATCTGCTGATCCAGTATTACAGATCGCAGCTCATGAAGAAATCATTCCTTTAGAAGAACTATACCGGATTTGTCAGTATGTCCGTGATATTACCAAAGATGAACCGTATATGATTGGTCGAATCATTGCTCGACCATATGTTGGTGAACCAGGTAATTTTACTCGAACAAGTAATCGTCACGATTATGCATTAGATCCATTTGGTCATACGGTTCTTGATTCGTTAAAAGAAAATGGTAAAGAAGTCATTGCAGTTGGGAAAATCAACGATATTTTCAATGGTCAAGGAATCACAGATTCTGTTCGTACGAAGAGCAATATGGATGGTGTAGATCAATTACTTAACGTGATGAAACGAGACTTTGAAGGTTTGAGTTTCACTAACCTGGTTGATTTTGATGCGTTATATGGTCACCGTCGTGATGTTGTTGGTTATGCACATGCAATCGAAGCCTTTGACTTAAGACTTCCGGAGATCATCGATGCCATGGAAGAGGATGATCTGCTAATGATTACAGCGGACCACGGAAATGACCCGACTTTCCCAGGAACTGACCATACAAGAGAATATGTTCCATTATTAGTTTACAGTAAAAAAATGAGCGGCCAAGGTAGCTTGCCGCAAGGTCATTATGCAGATATCTCAGCAACTGTGGCTGAAAACTTTGCGGTTCCAAAAACAGAAAATGGCGAAAGCTTCTTAAATAAACTAGTCTAG
- a CDS encoding sugar ABC transporter permease — protein MNIALIAVLAPIITQTLVYSTPLVFTALGGTFSERSGIVNVGLEGIMVMGAFSSVVFNLTFAETFGAATPWLACLVGGVVGMLFSLLHAVATINLRADHIISGTVVNLMAPALGIFLIKVIYGKGQTDTITESFGYFSFPILKDIPILGDLFFKQTTLPAFVAILVAILSWFVLFKTRFGLRLRAVGENPQAADTLGINVYVMRYAGVLISGFLGGIGGAVFAQTIAGRFAVTTIAGQGFISMAAMIFGKWNPLGAMGAALFFGFAQNISIAGSSLPVISSIPAVYLQAAPYVLTIIVLVVFLGKASGPKAIGKNYIKSK, from the coding sequence ATGAATATTGCATTAATCGCTGTATTAGCGCCGATTATTACACAAACTTTGGTTTATTCCACTCCTTTGGTCTTCACGGCTTTGGGCGGGACATTTTCTGAGCGTAGTGGTATTGTTAACGTGGGACTTGAAGGAATCATGGTTATGGGTGCCTTTAGTTCAGTCGTATTTAATTTAACCTTTGCTGAAACCTTTGGTGCAGCGACTCCTTGGCTTGCTTGTTTAGTCGGTGGTGTGGTCGGAATGTTGTTCTCGCTACTTCATGCCGTTGCGACAATCAATTTAAGAGCGGATCATATCATTAGTGGTACCGTGGTCAATTTAATGGCGCCAGCTTTAGGGATTTTCTTGATCAAAGTTATTTATGGAAAAGGCCAAACAGATACGATCACAGAATCATTTGGTTACTTTTCATTTCCGATTTTGAAGGATATTCCAATTTTAGGAGACCTGTTCTTCAAGCAAACCACTTTGCCAGCATTTGTGGCGATTTTAGTTGCAATCCTATCGTGGTTCGTGCTGTTCAAAACTCGTTTTGGCTTACGTCTTCGTGCAGTAGGTGAAAATCCTCAAGCGGCAGATACACTGGGCATCAATGTTTATGTAATGCGTTATGCTGGTGTTTTGATCTCAGGATTTTTAGGTGGGATTGGCGGCGCTGTATTTGCTCAAACAATCGCTGGTCGTTTTGCGGTGACAACGATTGCCGGACAAGGATTTATTTCGATGGCAGCGATGATTTTTGGTAAATGGAATCCACTAGGTGCGATGGGAGCGGCTTTATTCTTCGGGTTTGCTCAAAATATCAGTATTGCTGGTTCGAGTCTACCAGTCATTTCATCAATACCAGCTGTTTATTTACAAGCAGCACCATATGTATTGACCATTATCGTTTTAGTCGTTTTCTTAGGAAAAGCTTCTGGACCAAAAGCGATCGGGAAAAATTATATCAAATCAAAATAA